In Armatimonadota bacterium, a single genomic region encodes these proteins:
- a CDS encoding polyprenol monophosphomannose synthase encodes MAVSWCAMRLVDISLDGDRVPLKLEVASGLELTVVIPTLNEEKNIPIIFEKVSNALKGVNWEMVIVDDNSSDRSPEVMREMSQKHHNFRFIRRIGRSGLSTACTEGMLSSAAPVIAVMDADGQHDETKLQTMLGLIQSDSADVVVGSRFKEGAELEAFSNFRTKLSLYSNTLAQKLFNLPLKDSMGNFFMLRQNVLEEAAPHLCGRGQKLLFDILLVGPKDVRVAEVPIVFGVREHGDSKLSPLAAIDFGLQMWDRKFGRLFPTKAVIDICSILGFTMISTLIQWAIMKISYAATGTFPNAALVLPFATLPSISLAFRIQRALTPKRKRATGANLVREFLAFSAICLPFILLTMWITSGLIQPGDPRLRMLFGASLTSSVGVLIASNWRKEATLRR; translated from the coding sequence ATGGCTGTTTCTTGGTGTGCTATGCGCTTGGTTGATATTTCACTTGATGGAGATAGAGTTCCGCTAAAACTCGAGGTAGCTTCGGGACTTGAGCTGACCGTTGTAATCCCGACTCTCAACGAGGAAAAGAACATTCCGATCATTTTCGAGAAGGTCTCGAACGCTTTGAAAGGGGTGAACTGGGAGATGGTCATTGTGGATGACAATTCAAGCGACCGTTCACCTGAAGTGATGCGCGAAATGTCTCAGAAGCATCATAACTTCCGGTTCATTAGGCGAATCGGTAGAAGTGGACTTTCAACGGCTTGTACCGAAGGGATGTTGAGCTCGGCTGCGCCGGTTATCGCCGTCATGGATGCCGACGGGCAACACGATGAAACCAAACTTCAGACAATGCTTGGTCTGATCCAATCAGATTCTGCCGACGTGGTGGTTGGGAGCCGGTTTAAGGAAGGCGCAGAACTGGAAGCATTTTCCAACTTTAGGACCAAGCTCAGTCTTTACAGCAATACGCTTGCTCAGAAGCTCTTCAACTTGCCGCTGAAAGATTCGATGGGCAACTTCTTCATGCTCCGCCAAAACGTCCTGGAGGAGGCCGCCCCACACCTGTGTGGGCGTGGGCAAAAACTGCTGTTTGATATTTTGCTTGTAGGTCCGAAGGATGTACGGGTTGCAGAAGTTCCCATTGTCTTCGGTGTCCGTGAGCACGGGGACAGCAAGCTCAGTCCGCTGGCCGCTATCGACTTCGGTCTGCAGATGTGGGATCGGAAGTTTGGTCGACTGTTCCCGACCAAAGCCGTGATCGACATCTGTAGCATTCTTGGGTTCACCATGATTTCCACCCTGATTCAGTGGGCAATCATGAAGATCAGCTACGCGGCGACTGGGACGTTCCCAAACGCGGCCCTGGTGCTCCCCTTTGCCACGCTCCCATCGATTTCCCTCGCTTTTCGAATCCAGCGGGCGTTGACCCCTAAGAGAAAGCGGGCCACAGGCGCAAATTTGGTGAGAGAGTTTTTGGCATTTTCAGCAATCTGTCTGCCCTTTATTCTTCTCACGATGTGGATCACTAGTGGACTTATTCAACCGGGTGACCCCCGGCTTCGGATGTTGTTTGGTGCCTCATTAACCTCCAGCGTGGGAGTCCTCATTGCTTCAAACTGGCGTAAAGAGGCAACTCTTCGCAGGTAG
- a CDS encoding DnaJ domain-containing protein, translating into MQQDHYRVLGVARNATPNEIKSAYRKLVLAHHPDKSASRESADIFHRATTAYEVLGDPERRRHYDTVVAGEKRRSVQAQRPSAPSASAPRTQTQTQPQPQKAGTAGSKVTTVAADVTRLTLIFTRGNFVESEKLARAILTRDNRQPIPYAVLGDLARAKGNLDEAAKMYAYAAQMDPRNPIYQQRHEELVKTGRAEPKTGRVAIKEDRAILSAMVGALLLVSTALYIWIASEPAIAPGIGLISTWTLGLVVMLFLAGVSVGAVMCSGNFLDRFSVSSTNSLGRVSSPILALTTVAIVNFWAAVALYAGISVAQRSFNYSHLRFVAGIALVVVVLSLACAGSATRFLPMQTLLWGGNIAYLGGICGWMIADSFKRV; encoded by the coding sequence ATGCAGCAAGACCATTACCGAGTCCTGGGAGTTGCCCGCAACGCTACGCCGAACGAGATCAAGTCGGCGTATCGAAAGCTCGTTCTTGCCCACCACCCAGACAAAAGTGCGTCTAGAGAGTCAGCCGACATCTTTCACCGGGCGACCACCGCCTACGAAGTTTTAGGAGACCCCGAACGGAGGCGTCACTACGACACGGTGGTCGCGGGCGAAAAACGACGCAGTGTCCAGGCCCAACGGCCCTCCGCACCGTCAGCGAGTGCTCCAAGGACCCAAACCCAGACTCAGCCACAACCTCAGAAGGCTGGTACGGCAGGTTCAAAAGTCACCACAGTGGCCGCCGACGTCACTCGCCTTACCCTGATCTTTACAAGAGGCAACTTCGTCGAGAGCGAAAAGCTGGCCAGGGCGATCTTAACCCGAGATAACCGCCAACCAATTCCCTACGCCGTGCTAGGCGACCTCGCCCGCGCAAAAGGCAATCTTGATGAGGCAGCCAAGATGTACGCCTACGCCGCGCAGATGGATCCCCGAAATCCGATCTACCAGCAACGCCACGAAGAGCTTGTGAAAACTGGCCGCGCCGAGCCCAAGACGGGCCGAGTGGCAATCAAGGAAGATCGAGCGATCCTCAGCGCAATGGTTGGCGCACTACTCCTCGTATCAACAGCGCTATACATCTGGATCGCCAGCGAACCGGCGATCGCCCCTGGAATCGGACTGATCAGCACCTGGACGCTCGGCCTGGTTGTCATGCTTTTTCTTGCCGGAGTTTCTGTTGGAGCCGTCATGTGCTCCGGCAACTTCTTAGATCGCTTTTCCGTTTCCTCAACTAACTCTCTAGGCCGAGTATCCTCGCCGATCCTTGCGCTCACCACGGTAGCCATCGTCAACTTCTGGGCCGCAGTGGCTCTGTACGCGGGTATCAGCGTGGCGCAGCGATCCTTCAACTACTCTCACCTTCGCTTCGTAGCGGGGATCGCGCTGGTCGTGGTCGTCCTCTCCCTCGCCTGCGCGGGCTCCGCGACCCGTTTCCTCCCGATGCAAACTTTGCTCTGGGGCGGAAACATCGCCTACCTCGGCGGGATCTGTGGCTGGATGATTGCAGATTCTTTTAAGCGAGTTTGA
- a CDS encoding type II secretion system F family protein, whose amino-acid sequence MPTYQYQAVQADGSITQGLLHDASLDSAMQKLVLQGLQVHSIGVAAAAGDPLAARLAPAERPVVNESIPGVHADARGATYNELSVDYAPNAEMGGYSGHEGVGGPPTGQRHYIATSVVGPLVGKISLTNLSFFYTSLATMLKAGVPMVQSLDTLSKQARDPRFGAILREIRGHVEAGRPMTAGMQRYPEAFSPVMLSIIRTGEEGGFLDEALETVAKYTDDEIELRNLYRRVTIYPKLLVCASIVIILGANAIIGSINAQAGKLSSPLTTASTWFWLAPLLVGLFLFFRVGLANYRVKYFWDMIMSYIPFVGGTVRQMAMAKFGRAFGALYRAGVPLQRVIPLSADSCGNEYMRARIYPAGKILESGAGVTETLKATGALSPIVIDMLSTGERTGNLDHMLNKMADYYHDEAKTKSVQLGYFTGVLVLLLVSAYIGSIIVNFYQNYGKGFTDIMK is encoded by the coding sequence ATGCCCACGTATCAATACCAGGCAGTGCAAGCCGATGGGTCGATCACCCAGGGCCTCTTGCATGATGCCAGCCTCGATTCTGCGATGCAGAAACTGGTGTTACAAGGGCTGCAAGTTCACTCCATTGGAGTCGCCGCCGCTGCAGGAGACCCCCTGGCGGCCCGGCTTGCTCCGGCTGAACGACCCGTTGTGAACGAATCCATTCCTGGAGTTCATGCCGACGCTCGAGGCGCGACCTACAACGAACTGAGCGTAGACTACGCCCCGAACGCCGAGATGGGCGGATATTCTGGCCACGAAGGAGTTGGCGGACCGCCGACCGGACAAAGGCATTACATCGCGACCAGCGTGGTCGGCCCACTCGTCGGAAAGATCTCACTTACGAACCTCTCATTTTTCTACACTTCTCTTGCCACAATGCTCAAGGCAGGCGTCCCGATGGTTCAGAGCCTTGATACGCTTTCCAAGCAAGCGAGAGACCCTCGGTTCGGAGCAATCCTGCGAGAGATTCGCGGTCACGTCGAAGCGGGCCGACCCATGACAGCGGGCATGCAGCGCTACCCCGAGGCGTTCAGCCCGGTGATGCTCAGCATCATCCGAACTGGAGAAGAAGGCGGGTTTCTTGACGAAGCCTTGGAGACCGTTGCCAAGTACACCGATGACGAGATCGAACTCAGAAACCTTTATCGCCGGGTCACCATCTATCCAAAACTGCTCGTCTGCGCATCAATTGTCATCATTCTTGGTGCCAACGCAATCATTGGCTCAATCAACGCGCAAGCCGGAAAACTCTCGTCGCCTCTCACGACAGCTTCAACCTGGTTCTGGCTAGCCCCCCTGCTGGTCGGGCTTTTCTTGTTCTTCCGGGTTGGCCTTGCGAACTACCGGGTGAAGTATTTCTGGGACATGATCATGTCCTACATCCCGTTTGTGGGCGGCACCGTTCGGCAGATGGCGATGGCTAAATTCGGTCGCGCCTTTGGAGCTTTGTACCGAGCTGGAGTCCCGCTTCAGCGTGTCATTCCTCTATCTGCCGACTCATGCGGCAATGAATACATGCGAGCGCGGATTTATCCGGCAGGAAAAATCTTGGAGAGCGGTGCTGGTGTTACCGAAACGTTGAAGGCAACGGGAGCCCTCTCGCCAATCGTTATCGACATGCTGAGCACAGGCGAAAGAACCGGAAACCTCGACCATATGCTGAACAAAATGGCCGACTACTACCACGACGAGGCGAAAACCAAGTCGGTCCAGCTCGGCTACTTTACCGGAGTCTTGGTGCTCCTGCTCGTTTCCGCATATATTGGCTCGATTATTGTTAATTTCTACCAGAACTACGGCAAGGGCTTTACCGATATTATGAAGTAG
- a CDS encoding type II secretion system F family protein, which yields MPFMRFEAQDPTGRVVSGTLQAASAKELEGLLAKQNLTLVTLNGRQVGPASPLPSQRVAHTTPVRRTPTPNPAPAQPVSDPACTAMGRYFLLFTRWADLTRAGVGQASVLNTLAGGSVGNASGMFREMAAEATNGSMLADSMELRSRYFAPNVASTIRVGEIAGTLPDAMLAIAETAKRAWAFAYFQFAYGLFIVPGLIVASMSGWALGLASKEATRAHFNETVKPLGNESPSDFGRRVLIEKLHDHWGLFIGGFIVSGVYVCLYLLLMTPRFRQFRHRLGTWVPFSLPRARSEAVERVSWALSSLLKAGVSPAAAIFNALGTIPNLHLRAKALKALGNIRENEPLTSILPRLGLLERQQIDMIHVGEQVGTPDKSMEQIVEMERIQYGSRTRVAQIANYIGLALGLGIVVGGVVIGLYTMYATNMVDMINHASDVP from the coding sequence ATGCCTTTCATGCGCTTCGAAGCCCAAGATCCGACCGGTCGGGTCGTCTCGGGAACTCTGCAAGCGGCATCGGCCAAAGAGCTTGAGGGCCTCCTGGCGAAGCAAAATCTGACCTTGGTCACCCTGAACGGACGTCAGGTCGGGCCAGCGTCTCCGCTTCCCAGCCAAAGAGTCGCACATACCACTCCCGTCCGACGAACTCCAACTCCGAACCCAGCTCCAGCCCAGCCAGTGAGTGATCCAGCCTGCACGGCGATGGGTCGCTACTTTTTGCTTTTCACTCGCTGGGCAGATCTGACTCGAGCCGGAGTGGGCCAAGCGTCGGTACTGAACACGCTCGCGGGAGGTTCCGTCGGAAATGCTAGCGGAATGTTTCGAGAGATGGCAGCCGAGGCGACAAACGGATCGATGCTCGCCGACTCCATGGAATTGCGGTCGCGCTACTTCGCGCCAAACGTCGCAAGTACAATCCGAGTCGGAGAGATCGCCGGAACTCTGCCCGACGCAATGCTCGCCATCGCCGAAACGGCGAAGCGGGCTTGGGCGTTCGCCTACTTCCAGTTCGCTTATGGCTTATTCATCGTTCCCGGCCTGATCGTTGCCAGCATGAGCGGCTGGGCACTTGGCCTGGCTTCGAAGGAAGCAACCCGAGCGCACTTCAATGAAACAGTCAAACCACTCGGAAACGAGTCTCCCTCCGACTTTGGACGCCGAGTGCTCATAGAAAAACTCCACGATCACTGGGGGCTTTTCATCGGCGGATTCATCGTCTCTGGAGTATACGTTTGCCTCTATCTTTTGTTGATGACCCCCAGGTTTCGTCAGTTCCGTCACCGACTTGGAACGTGGGTGCCCTTTTCCCTACCCCGTGCTAGGTCGGAAGCCGTTGAACGAGTCTCGTGGGCGCTTAGTTCATTGCTCAAAGCCGGAGTCTCACCCGCCGCTGCGATCTTCAACGCGCTCGGAACAATCCCAAACCTGCACTTGAGAGCAAAGGCGCTCAAAGCCTTGGGAAACATCCGCGAAAACGAACCTTTGACCAGCATTCTCCCTCGGCTCGGCCTCCTTGAACGGCAACAGATCGACATGATCCATGTTGGCGAGCAAGTTGGTACGCCCGATAAGTCCATGGAGCAAATCGTGGAAATGGAGCGAATCCAATATGGATCAAGAACCCGAGTTGCCCAAATCGCGAACTACATCGGTCTTGCCCTGGGGCTGGGCATTGTTGTCGGAGGAGTGGTCATCGGACTCTACACAATGTATGCGACCAACATGGTGGATATGATCAACCACGCGAGCGACGTTCCATAA
- a CDS encoding sugar phosphate isomerase/epimerase family protein translates to MQKSLNGGAVHISIPSLERGLELCRMGGFDSLAMSPGLLANRNAGEVKRLMAEAGVTPGAWGVPFNWRGTAEEHEAGLESFRSQTELMATVGVTRCATWILPGSNEMNFDVFGQFHVARLTPVAKILRDHGMTFGMEFIGPKTLRDSFRYPWVYTMNEMLRVGLEIGSNVGVLLDLWHLHTSGGTINDIRKVQESKISLVHINDAPLGVDRDDLVDNKRGLPGSTGVLPLKEFMAALREIGYSGPVEAEPFDDTLKDLAEDERLTKVADSMRSAFAE, encoded by the coding sequence ATGCAGAAGTCTCTTAACGGCGGTGCCGTCCACATCTCGATTCCTTCGCTCGAAAGGGGACTGGAGTTGTGCCGAATGGGCGGCTTTGACTCACTCGCGATGTCTCCTGGCCTGCTTGCAAATCGAAACGCGGGCGAGGTGAAGAGGCTAATGGCCGAAGCTGGAGTGACGCCCGGAGCATGGGGAGTGCCGTTCAATTGGCGAGGGACGGCTGAAGAGCATGAGGCCGGTTTGGAATCCTTTCGCTCGCAAACTGAGTTAATGGCGACAGTCGGGGTAACTCGCTGTGCGACGTGGATTCTGCCGGGTTCGAATGAGATGAATTTCGACGTGTTTGGACAGTTTCACGTCGCGCGTTTGACGCCAGTGGCAAAGATACTTCGCGACCATGGAATGACCTTCGGGATGGAGTTTATTGGCCCCAAAACCCTCCGCGATTCTTTCCGATACCCGTGGGTATACACGATGAATGAGATGCTCCGTGTGGGTTTGGAAATTGGTTCAAACGTGGGAGTTTTGCTCGATCTCTGGCATCTTCATACCTCTGGTGGCACGATTAACGATATTCGTAAAGTGCAAGAAAGCAAGATCAGTCTTGTACACATCAACGATGCGCCATTGGGGGTTGACCGCGACGACCTAGTTGACAACAAGCGAGGCCTCCCTGGCTCAACTGGCGTACTGCCGTTGAAGGAGTTTATGGCTGCGCTGCGAGAAATCGGCTACTCTGGTCCCGTTGAAGCCGAGCCGTTTGACGACACGTTGAAGGATCTTGCAGAAGATGAACGTCTTACCAAGGTCGCTGATTCGATGCGGTCTGCATTTGCAGAGTAG
- the kdsA gene encoding 3-deoxy-8-phosphooctulonate synthase produces the protein MEAKEVNSFPVGPFTIGDGSLTIIGGPCLAESQALCEDVCGTLQAVCAELGLNYIFKASFDKANRTSAGSVRGAGQEAGLAIIESVGKKFGVPTTTDIHLPAQAAEVASVVDILQIPAFLCRQSDLLEAAALTGTPVNVKKGQFLAPGDTLNIVEKMKAFGAKGTMLCERGTTFGYNTLIVDMPGLETMRSFGVPVCFDATHSAQRPGGAGTSTGGVRDSIPAMVRAGVAVGIDALFLECHPDPANAMSDAATQWPLHRIREILEPAVAIRSALR, from the coding sequence GTGGAAGCCAAAGAAGTGAACTCGTTCCCGGTAGGTCCGTTCACCATCGGCGATGGTTCGCTGACGATTATTGGCGGCCCATGCCTTGCCGAGTCCCAAGCCTTGTGCGAGGATGTTTGCGGGACGTTGCAAGCGGTCTGCGCCGAATTGGGCCTGAACTACATCTTCAAAGCCTCGTTCGATAAGGCGAATCGCACGTCGGCTGGTTCAGTCCGTGGAGCCGGTCAAGAGGCCGGATTGGCAATCATCGAATCTGTGGGCAAGAAATTCGGGGTTCCGACGACCACAGATATCCACCTACCCGCGCAGGCTGCCGAAGTAGCATCTGTAGTGGACATCCTCCAGATTCCAGCTTTTTTGTGTCGACAATCTGATCTTCTTGAGGCGGCGGCGTTGACCGGGACGCCCGTTAACGTGAAAAAGGGCCAGTTTTTGGCACCGGGCGATACTCTGAATATTGTTGAAAAGATGAAGGCGTTTGGCGCGAAAGGAACGATGCTCTGCGAGCGCGGAACAACCTTTGGCTACAACACCCTCATCGTGGATATGCCGGGGCTGGAGACAATGCGCTCTTTCGGCGTTCCGGTTTGCTTTGATGCGACCCACTCGGCGCAACGTCCAGGCGGAGCGGGCACCTCAACCGGCGGCGTTCGGGATTCCATTCCCGCGATGGTTCGAGCCGGGGTTGCGGTGGGCATTGATGCGCTGTTCCTGGAGTGCCACCCTGATCCGGCGAACGCCATGAGCGACGCCGCGACCCAATGGCCCCTCCACCGAATCCGCGAGATTCTGGAGCCAGCCGTCGCGATCCGCTCTGCACTAAGGTGA